The Apis cerana isolate GH-2021 linkage group LG12, AcerK_1.0, whole genome shotgun sequence sequence ccgtaagaatttaattagtattaaacattcaataaaaatagtaacatTACATCATtacatcattatattaaaaaattacaagatatcaatattataattaaaaataaaattaatattataattaaaatcattacttttaaatataatacttttatatataatatttttcagaacaATTCAAACAAAGCCACCAATAGAGGTTTCAACAGGATATAATTATCCAAGACCTACTAATGAATTTACGCTGCCATCTCAAACTCAATCGTCTTATGACAGACCAAGTGGGCCACTTACAACACCAAGAACACCGACGCCATCACCATTTTTCCCATCAGAAAAACCAAGACCAACAGTTCCATCATATAAACCAAATGATTATGACATTTATCCACAAACATTTCCGCCAGGACCGAAAGTAACACCGCCATCCAAAACGCCAACTTATGATTATTCACAACCACCTCCAACACTTTTCCCACCATCGCAAACCAAAATACCAGGTTACGATTACCCACGACCACCTCCAGGACCGTCACCTTTTCCACCGAAAACTTCAACTCCTGCACCACCTTTCCCCCCAAGACCACCCTCACCACCTAAAACACCAGGTTATGATTATCCAGGACCACCATCACCTTTCCAACCACAACAACCATCAAAACCTACAATTCCCGCGCCATCTTTCCCACCAAGACCTCCCTCTCCACCTAAAACACCAGGTTATGATTATCCAGGACCACCATCACCTTTTCAACCACAACAACCACCAAAACCTCCAACTCTCGCACCACCTTTCCCACCAAGACCTCCCTCACCACCTAAAACACCAGGTTATGATTATCCAGGACCACCATCACCTTTTCAACCACAACAACCACCAAAACCTCCAACTCTCGCACCACCTTTCCCGCCAAGACCACCCTCACCACCCAAAACGCCAGGTTATGATTATCCAAGACCACCTTTTCAACCGCAACAACCATCAAAACCTCCAACTCCTGCACCACCTTTCCCTCCAAGACCTCCCTCACCACCCAAAACGCCAGGTTATGATTATCCAGGATCACCATCACCTTTTCAACCACAACAACCACCAAAACCTCCAACTCTAGCACCATCTTTTCCACCAAGGCCTCCTTCACCACCTAAAACACCAGGTTATGATTATCCAGGACCACCATCACCTTTTCAACCACAACAACCACCAAAACCTCCAACTCTAGCACCATCTTTTCCACCAAAGCCTCCTTCACCACCTAAAACACCAGGTTATGATTATCCAAGACCATCATCACCTTTTCCACCACCACAGCCGCCGAAAACTTCAACTCCTACACCACCTCCTTTCCCTCCAAGACCTTCCTCACCACCCAAAACACCAGGTTATGATTATCCAGGACCACCATCACCTTTTCCACCACCACAGCCGCCGAAAACTTCAACTCCAGCACCACCTTTCTCTCCAAGACCTCCTTCACCACCTAAAACACCAGGTTATGATTATCCAGGGCCACCATCACCTTATCAACCACCACAACCACCAAAACCTCCAATTCCCGCACCACCTTTCCCACCAAGGCCTCCCTTACCACCCAAAACACCTGATTATGATTATCCAGGACCACCATCACCTTATCAACCACCACAACCACCACCAAAACCTCCAACTCCCGCACCACCTTTCCCCCCAAGACCTACCACACCTCCCAAAACACCAGGTTATGATTATCCAGGACCACCAACACCAAGACCATTACCGCCACAGCCACCTGGTTATAATTATCCATCTCCTCCGCGAACTCCAGCACCACCTCCCCCTTATCCACCACAAACATTGCAGCCACAACCATCTACACCATATATAcctccttttccttctccACGACCACCAAGTTTTCCACCTGATACAGCGCCGGGAACACCACCATTCCAGTATATTCCGCCAAAACCTTTACCACCTTCTACATCACCAAAAACTCCATCTCCATATCCATCAAAATCTCCACCTCTTCCACCTAGACCACCACAGCCACCTTCACCACCTGGATACTTACCGCCAGCACCACCTGGACCTCCACCAATAACACGACCGCCCTCACCTTATGTACCACCTACAAGTCGTCCACCACAACCACCCTCACCTTATATACCTCCTTCACCACCAACGAGTCGTCCACCACAACCACCCTCACCTTATATACCTCCTTCACCACCAACGAGTCGTCCACCACAACCACCCACACCTTATATACCTCCTTCACCACCGACAACAAGTcgtccaccaccaccacctacACCTTATATACCTCCTTCACCTCCTACGATTCGTCCACCACAACCACCTACACCTTATCTACCTCCTTCACCACCAACGAGTcgtccaccaccaccaccaacaCCTTATGTACCTCCTTCACCACCAACGAGTCGTTCACCACCACCCACACCTTACGTACCTCCTTCACCACCAACGAGTcgtccaccaccaccacccacACCTTATATACCCCCTTCACCACCAACGAATCGTCCACCACCCACACCTTATCTACCTCCGTCGCCACCAACAAGTCGTCCACCGCCATCACCTACACCTTATGTACCACCATTACCACCCACAAGTCGTCCACCACAACCACCCTCACCTTATGTACCTCCTTCACCACCAACGAGTCGTCCACCACCAACACCTTATATACCTCCTTCACCACCAACCAGTcgtccaccaccaccaccaacaCCTTATATACCTCCTTCACCACCAACGAGTcgtccaccaccaccacctacACCTTATCTACCTCCTTCACCACCAACGAGTCGTCCACCACCACCAACACCTTATGTACCTCCTTCACTACCAACGAGTCGTCCACCACAACCACCCTCACCTTATGTACCTCCTTCACCACCAACAAGTcgtccaccaccaccaccaacaCCTTATGTACCTCCTTCACCACCAACAAGTcgtccaccaccaccacccacACCTTATCTACCTCCTTCACCACCAACAAGTCGTCCACCATCTCCGCAACCTCCGATAACGCGGCCACCCCCAACTGGACCAACATATTTACCTCCTTCACCACCTGTAACACGTCCACCTTCACCCCCATCTCCACCTGTTACACGTCCACCTTCACCTCCATCTCCACCTGTTACTCGTCCACCTTCACCCCCATCTCCACCTGTTACACGTCCACCTTCACCTCCATCTCCACCTGTTACACGTCCGCCTTCAACACCAAATCTACCTCCCAACATAAATACAAAGCCATCTACCCAAGGCAACACGTATTTGCCTCCTCATAGTACTCAAAGAACTTCTACTCCGAGAATTCCAACAACCACTCCAATTTCACCTACGTATACATATCCTAGCTCTACATATCCAGACGGAAATTTATATCCCAGTACGCGACCTCCGCCATACCTTCCACCTTCTACTCCATCCACACCTCGCGTCACGGTGACACCACCGCCTCCACCCGAACCAATTTACACCTCTGTGCCAACATCGACGATCTATACTTCACCGCCAACTGGCAAACCCGCTTCATCACCTACTGTACCACCAACCACGAAGAGGCCCATTGGCTATTTCTATGCCGTACCGGAGAATCCGTTCGAGTTGCCGCCGTTCGATGACGAGAGGCGATTTAGTTGAACTGACAATTTCAtactactatatttttttttttaatttttatatgtatagtaTACAAAGCTATTTATGGATCCGCATAGGAGACGATACTGAAACTGTAATCGACAatggaaaagaatcgaaaacgATAGAGTGGACTGGATTCTCAGTTGCTCGTATCATATATGCGTGTAATCGTAACGTAAGATAGTAACAATTCGATCCAACTTGCGAGAATACAATTTTCCATTGATCgactattgaaaattattgatgatGACCTCTCGTCAcgtttgtaaattttgtacatCTAACACACgcataaaatagaagaaataaaaatttgtataaagagTAGAATGTCGTAACGTTGTTTCATTTTCACATACGAAGTGTCGAAACCTTTCGAAcctttgatattttcaaactgAAGTACCAAACACCTGATTCGCCAGAGGGATTCGGGCAATCACTTTTTCGCCTACGACATCCTTTGTGCACATGAATATTACGAAACATGCTTAACAATCTCGGATAAAAAGAGTTGTTCAAATATGAATCGTATTTCTGTGTTGCAATCGATTCTCCTTACAACATGTAATTACAGTGACTCTCCTTCCGCGTAAGGATAACGATGATAGTTCGCCAATAATCGTGTCTCCGTGACACTGACATTCTGTCTTACATTATcgtccaataatatatttgattcgaATCTCGTGGTAAGTAGCCCATAACCTATCTCCTACTACCATAGCGAGCCTCCCCCACgtacaaagaaattttctacgTTCGTGATAGAATCCAACCAGTGAAAACTCCGTTGCGAGAAATGAATGCTCGTTAGTTGTATATGGAGCTTGGAAAGAATAGTCTCGTGGCCTTGTAACGTAGAATTtgtaaaatcgatataaattaccGATTCAGATCacgattcaaattatattatcgatcgtaatagaatatatgtaattttttctcttaatttttatataattataccgtATCAACAAATAAACATCACAGTCTTGTGACTCAAGTGTCGTTAAAACTGATTTCGAAAAATGTCATGTGAATAATCAAAAAAGGATAAGAATCGGAAGATTTAAAGGACATGCTTGAAACCGGGCGTAGAACCGTAATCAATACGTCTCAGCTTGGACTTTATTCCGATAACGGTGATCGTTATCGTAGAAATCGATACAATTCTATTACCAGGAAATTCGTGATTGGAGTTATGGTAGTGGTGGTAGTGGTGTTAGTAAGTAAttcaaatgttatattatatattcttacgaTACTAATCagtaattaaaactaataccTCACCCTTCACCTTTTTGAGTCGTCAAGATGAGTGTCGTCAAGATAATTCATGCAATTGCGAAATACATCATCCATTAATAAACGTAATatttaacaagaaaatatatatatatatatatttcacattgCTGCATCTTCTAATAGAAAAGATTGCAAAGatcaaatcattaaaaatagaaaaatcgtaGAAAAGAGTCGTAATTCTGCGCACATTTGCCGAGCCAAACATTTGCACGCTGCTCACCTAAATATCTCTTACTCGTTTCAAGGAGGACCATCTTTCATCCTTTTCTGTGAAATACTCACGAAAAATCCATGCATATTGGCACGCTATCCATCAAGTTCAATGACTCGGCCCCCATGATCGAGGAGCATTACGTATCGATCGTTAACAAGCGCATTATGTTCCACCgtgttaaaaaaacattatattgcacgtacgataaatttttaacgagcaTTATACAAACAAAACACTTCCGTAACTAaccgtttaaaatattcataatggaAGAATCGTGGCGAAGAGaatacaattttctaattggtagaaagttaattttcaaggatatttaatttgagatTTGTTGAATCGATTCTAAcggttattaattaaagatggaaaagaaaagagaaaagtggTACTAAACGTTCGCGTTTTACAGTGACAAACGTTCCTTTCCTTTCAAAAgtaaagttctttttttttttttatcgctcgGCGCCTTAATGAGGCGCCATTGTGAAGAACAATGGGCGCAATTACAATCTCGCGGATTTTCTCCCATGATTAATGCAACAAGCATGGTAGCGCCACGgttaaaaatcaacaatttcacCGAGAAGGATCTTGTTTGTGGATTCGCATGCATGACGGGCCAAGCGTCGCAAACCAGATTTCTGCGTGATTCACATATAGGGCGTTAACTGTGTTTTGACACGAATTAGTTTGGAGGAATGGAATCTGGTTTGATGCTTAATGAATGAACGAGAACGATGGAGAAAATGTGCAGGTTGTTCGGAGATTGATATCAAATAGATATCTTCGGTTCGGTTTAGAAAGAAAACTTTTCACACTTTCTGTAAATACATTtcacgattaaataaatttgattaatttattcgaaacaaactgctttttaaaattatataccttttttgaattatatgatGCGATGTGATTTCTTCTAATgtgtaataaaattgcaatttcaaaataatgaaacattatTTCTTATGATTCAGATTTTAATCTTAGAGTtagtttaattcatattaatggATGGaagattttagaaaatgttttttcctttttctttttctcactttattttatatattttttaaattagaaatttttaatcggttgtaaattaaatataaattaaattcgagaaATCATCATTTTTCTGTTGTAGATTGGAATATTTCTGTACGATTTCGCGTCCGCGTCATCTGTGAACAATAAACTGAATCAGGAATCAAAGCACATGTACATCTTGCAAAATGCGCTTAAGAAACCGTCGaacttaacaaaaaaattatacaactcCACTGTTTCGCCAGAAGTGAATAGAACTAGCTCCATTTACATTCAAGATCGCTCAGACAATGAAAGCTATGAGAATCTGTTTCCTTACGACGGGGCGGCCGATCAGAATGTGGCCGATCCCGAGTTTAAGTCGCAGAACCTGAACAACTTCAAACTGAGGAAAAGAGTGCTGAAATCGGTGGACGAGGCGGCAGAGGGGAAACAGTTGTTCGACAATCACGCGATTGTTTATCGTGTGAAGCAAAGGTAGAATGTTGTCCCCTTTGTTTCAGATTGAAATCAGAAACTTAGACATATCTTATAACGAGGACAAAGATAAAATCGTATCGGCAAATTACgggagaaaatttattgtacataaatcatttttaattattttaaagaaatatttccat is a genomic window containing:
- the LOC108003838 gene encoding basic proline-rich protein-like isoform X6, with protein sequence MRILLIATIVAVLSTHHAQASSEKSKRAIASNGGYIYEPPHEKLPLPPRTIQTKPPIEVSTGYNYPRPTNEFTLPSQTQSSYDRPSGPLTTPRTPTPSPFFPSEKPRPTVPSYKPNDYDIYPQTFPPGPKVTPPSKTPTYDYSQPPPTLFPPSQTKIPGYDYPRPPPGPSPFPPKTSTPAPPFPPRPPSPPKTPGYDYPGPPSPFQPQQPSKPTIPAPSFPPRPPSPPKTPGYDYPGPPSPFQPQQPPKPPTLAPPFPPRPPSPPKTPGYDYPGPPSPFQPQQPPKPPTLAPPFPPRPPSPPKTPGYDYPRPPFQPQQPSKPPTPAPPFPPRPPSPPKTPGYDYPGSPSPFQPQQPPKPPTLAPSFPPRPPSPPKTPGYDYPGPPSPFQPQQPPKPPTLAPSFPPKPPSPPKTPGYDYPRPSSPFPPPQPPKTSTPTPPPFPPRPSSPPKTPGYDYPGPPSPFPPPQPPKTSTPAPPFSPRPPSPPKTPGYDYPGPPSPYQPPQPPKPPIPAPPFPPRPPLPPKTPDYDYPGPPSPYQPPQPPPKPPTPAPPFPPRPTTPPKTPGYDYPGPPTPRPLPPQPPGYNYPSPPRTPAPPPPYPPQTLQPQPSTPYIPPFPSPRPPSFPPDTAPGTPPFQYIPPKPLPPSTSPKTPSPYPSKSPPLPPRPPQPPSPPGYLPPAPPGPPPITRPPSPYVPPTSRPPQPPSPYIPPSPPTSRPPQPPSPYIPPSPPTSRPPQPPTPYIPPSPPTTSRPPPPPTPYIPPSPPTIRPPQPPTPYLPPSPPTSRPPPPPTPYVPPSPPTSRSPPPTPYVPPSPPTSRPPPPPTPYIPPSPPTNRPPPTPYLPPSPPTSRPPPSPTPYVPPLPPTSRPPQPPSPYVPPSPPTSRPPPTPYIPPSPPTSRPPPPPTPYIPPSPPTSRPPPPPTPYLPPSPPTSRPPPPTPYVPPSLPTSRPPQPPSPYVPPSPPTSRPPPPPTPYVPPSPPTSRPPPPPTPYLPPSPPTSRPPSPQPPITRPPPTGPTYLPPSPPVTRPPSPPSPPVTRPPSPPSPPVTRPPSPPSPPVTRPPSPPSPPVTRPPSTPNLPPNINTKPSTQGNTYLPPHSTQRTSTPRIPTTTPISPTYTYPSSTYPDGNLYPSTRPPPYLPPSTPSTPRVTVTPPPPPEPIYTSVPTSTIYTSPPTGKPASSPTVPPTTKRPIGYFYAVPENPFELPPFDDERRFS